Part of the Natrialbaceae archaeon AArc-T1-2 genome, ATACCGAGTGCCTCGAGTTCGTCGCGCAACTCGTCGGCTCGCTCGTAGTTGCCTGCCTCCCGTTCGGCCTCGCGCACCTCGAGGACGAGTTCGACCACGTCGCCCGCGAGGGCGGCCTCGCCGTCGGTGTCGCCGGTGAACGAGAGGCCGAGCACCTCGCCCAGCTCCTCGAGGGTTTCGACGCCGCGTCGGAGGCCCCGATAGTCGTACGTCTCGCGGTCCTGGCAGTGACTGTTGAGCGCGCTCGCGGCCTCGAGCAGCGCGGACTGGGCCTTCCGGGTGTTGAAGTCGTCGTTCATCGCCTCGCGGAACGTCTCGCGGGCGTCGTCGACGACCGTCCGGAGGTCGTCGTCCTCGGCGTTCGTCCGGGCGTCTGGCGAGTCGAGCGCCGCGACGGCGCGTTCGTGGGCGCGCTCGAGGCGTTCCCAGCGCTGGCCGGCCTCGTCGATCGCCGCCTCGCTGTAGACCTGGGCGCTGTTGTACGAGCCGGCGGTGAGGAAGGTCCGGAGGACGTTCGTCCCCCAGCGGTCGACGGCCTCGGAGACGGTGACGAAGTTGCCCAGGCTCGAGGACATCTTCTCTTCGTCCATCTGGAACAGCTCGCAGTGGAGCCAGTAGCGGGCAAAGCGCTGCCCGGTCGCGGCCTCGGACTGGGCGATCTCGTTTTCGTGGTGGGGAAAGACGAGGTCTCGACCGCCGACGTGGAGATCGAGCGTCTCCCCGAGGTGGGTCGTGCTCATCGCCGAGCACTCGATGTGCCAGCCGGGCCGGCCCTCTCCCCAGGGGGAGTCCCA contains:
- the cysS gene encoding cysteine--tRNA ligase; amino-acid sequence: MTLHVTNTLTGEKEPFEPRDPDDVSLYYCGLTVSDPPHLGHARSWVHVDVMHRWLEYLGYSVRHVENFTDVNEKIVARVGEDGDSEADVARNYIERTLADMRALNLRRAEVYPRVSEHVPEIIDLVETLIEKGYAYESNGSVYFDVTAFEEYGELSNQDLEEIESQGDPDERTEKHNPADFALWKAGGVDPDAVREHSDREVWERPPEGQTWDSPWGEGRPGWHIECSAMSTTHLGETLDLHVGGRDLVFPHHENEIAQSEAATGQRFARYWLHCELFQMDEEKMSSSLGNFVTVSEAVDRWGTNVLRTFLTAGSYNSAQVYSEAAIDEAGQRWERLERAHERAVAALDSPDARTNAEDDDLRTVVDDARETFREAMNDDFNTRKAQSALLEAASALNSHCQDRETYDYRGLRRGVETLEELGEVLGLSFTGDTDGEAALAGDVVELVLEVREAEREAGNYERADELRDELEALGIEVQDTDEGPTYRLP